The sequence below is a genomic window from Proteus vulgaris.
TAAAACCCCCATTTATTTCACTATTCCATTGGAAAGGTGTTCTTGAATTATCACGGCTACGACCATTAAAGTATTCAACAATTTGCTTGTCGCTATAACCTAATTTATTGCCCCATTTATGCAATTTAAAAACATGCAAATCATCATGTTCCTCTAATGTCATCGGACAATTTGTCATACCGATTTCTTGCCCTTGATAAATAAAAGGCGTTCCTCGTTGAGTTAATAAAAATGTCGCTAACATTTTGGCACTAATCGGATTAATGCCTCCTTTAGGGAGAAATTTATTTAATGAACGCGGTTGATCGTGATTTTCTAAATAAGGCGCGCCCCAACCTACTCGTTGAGTATCTAATTGGCTTTTAATAAAGACAGGTTTTAATCTTTCGCCCGTGATTGGATTAATGGTAAATGGCTTTTCATTGCGAATATCTAAGTCAGCAATACTAAAATCAAATACCATCGAGAAATAACCATTCTCACCAACATAAGCACGTAAATCTTTTTCGGGCACATCAATTTCTGCAACTGTCATACTATTTGCAGGCTTAAAAGTATTCTCAACTAATTCCGTTAAGAACTTATCAATACCAGGTTGATTTAAAACCCAAGGCACTAAAGATGCAGAACCGTCATCTTTATCAGCTTCAAATTGATATTCAGATAAGGCTTCAGGAGATTTTTTTAAATTACCAATCGCATCAATACGAAATCCAGCAACACCTTTTTTGATCCAGACATTAATCATATTGATAATGTCTTTACGTAATTGTGGATTTTCCCAATTTAAGTCCGGCTGTTCAGGACCAAATGAATTGAAATACCAACGATTAGTTTTTCCAACACGACTCCAAACAGAGCAGTCAAAATAAGTGCGTAAATTATTAGGGGGAGTCGGTTTATCCCATTGTTTAAAAATATAATAATCGGCATATGGGCTATTAGGATCTTCAATTGCCGCTTTAAACCACGGATGCTCATCAGAAGAGTGATTTAATACTAAATCTAACAGTATTTTAATATCTCGTTTTTTAGCTTCGCTAATAAGCTTATCTAACGCGTTATTATCCCCAAAGATAGGATCGACAACAGAATAATCTGCAATATCATAACCATTGTCTTTCATTGGCGATTTAAAAATGGGACATAACCAAATAACATTTGTACCGAGTGACTGAATATAATCTAATTTCTCTGTGATCCCTGCTAAATCCCCAACACCATCCCCGTTACTATCATAATAACTCTTGGGATAAATTTGATAGACCACCGCTTCTTTCCACCAAGTATTAGACATATTCGCCTCACTAAGGTAATTAGTATATATGGAACAGTTCCATAGTTAATATAAGA
It includes:
- a CDS encoding alpha-glucosidase — translated: MSNTWWKEAVVYQIYPKSYYDSNGDGVGDLAGITEKLDYIQSLGTNVIWLCPIFKSPMKDNGYDIADYSVVDPIFGDNNALDKLISEAKKRDIKILLDLVLNHSSDEHPWFKAAIEDPNSPYADYYIFKQWDKPTPPNNLRTYFDCSVWSRVGKTNRWYFNSFGPEQPDLNWENPQLRKDIINMINVWIKKGVAGFRIDAIGNLKKSPEALSEYQFEADKDDGSASLVPWVLNQPGIDKFLTELVENTFKPANSMTVAEIDVPEKDLRAYVGENGYFSMVFDFSIADLDIRNEKPFTINPITGERLKPVFIKSQLDTQRVGWGAPYLENHDQPRSLNKFLPKGGINPISAKMLATFLLTQRGTPFIYQGQEIGMTNCPMTLEEHDDLHVFKLHKWGNKLGYSDKQIVEYFNGRSRDNSRTPFQWNSEINGGFSTGKPWLKVNPNYVDINAQQETQDKHSLFAYYQQLIALRRHSEISDILIYGEFLPLDSPENVIAFKRTYKGNSVNIYCNFSGEDKALTIKAKDIYLHNSPIVEDAQGNLILQPYQAIIFA